A window of the Streptomyces sp. NBC_00454 genome harbors these coding sequences:
- a CDS encoding bifunctional riboflavin kinase/FAD synthetase translates to MQRWRGLEDIPQDWGRSVVTIGSYDGVHRGHQLIIGRAVAKARALGVPSVVVTFSPHPSEVVRPGSHPPILAPYDRRAELMAGLGVDALLILPFTAEFSQLSPADFIVKVLVDKLNARAVIEGPNFRFGHKAAGNVEFLRELGATYDYEVEVVDLVERGEAGGGVPFSSTLARKLVAQGDMDGAAEILGRPHRVEGVVVRGAQRGRELGYPTANVETQPHTAIPADGVYAGWLTADGERMPAAISVGTNLQFDATERTVEAYAIDRVGLDLYGLHVTVDFLAYVRGMAKFDSLDGLLEAIADDVKRSRVLTESYDAER, encoded by the coding sequence GTGCAGCGCTGGCGTGGCTTGGAGGACATCCCCCAGGACTGGGGACGCAGCGTCGTCACCATCGGCTCCTACGACGGCGTGCACCGGGGTCATCAGCTGATCATCGGACGGGCCGTGGCCAAGGCGCGCGCGCTGGGCGTTCCCTCCGTCGTGGTGACCTTCAGCCCGCACCCGAGCGAGGTCGTCCGCCCCGGCAGCCACCCGCCGATCCTGGCCCCCTACGACCGGCGCGCCGAACTGATGGCCGGGCTGGGCGTGGACGCGCTGCTGATCCTGCCCTTCACGGCGGAGTTCTCGCAGCTGTCCCCGGCCGACTTCATCGTGAAGGTGCTCGTCGACAAGCTGAACGCGCGCGCCGTCATCGAGGGCCCCAACTTCCGCTTCGGCCACAAGGCCGCGGGCAACGTCGAGTTCCTGCGCGAACTGGGCGCCACCTATGACTACGAGGTCGAGGTGGTCGACCTGGTGGAGCGCGGCGAGGCGGGCGGTGGAGTGCCGTTCTCCTCCACGCTCGCCCGCAAGCTCGTCGCCCAGGGCGACATGGACGGCGCGGCCGAGATCCTGGGCCGCCCGCACCGGGTCGAGGGCGTGGTGGTGCGCGGAGCGCAGCGCGGTCGCGAGCTCGGCTACCCGACGGCGAACGTCGAGACGCAGCCGCACACCGCGATCCCGGCGGACGGGGTCTACGCGGGCTGGCTGACGGCTGACGGCGAGCGGATGCCGGCGGCGATCTCGGTGGGCACGAACCTGCAGTTCGATGCCACCGAGCGGACCGTGGAGGCGTACGCGATCGACCGGGTCGGCCTGGACCTGTACGGCCTGCACGTGACCGTCGACTTCCTCGCCTACGTGCGGGGGATGGCGAAATTCGACTCGCTGGACGGGCTGCTGGAAGCGATCGCGGACGACGTGAAGCGCTCCCGGGTGCTGACGGAGTCCTACGACGCCGAGCGCTGA